One Streptomyces zhihengii genomic window, AAAGCGACGTCTTGCAGGTCAATTCTCCTCTGGCTCTTCGTAGGGGCCCAATTCCTCATCGGTGAACGGTTTCCCAAGGTCCGGCATTGCGAAGAGACCACCCGCCCTTGAAGTTTCGATGAAGCGGACGACCCGATCCACTGGACTATGGAGCTCCTGCTTCTCGACCGAGCGGTGACAGGCGCGACAGAGCCATGGCCGGCGGAGGGTGATGCACTGTGCTCGTGCGCATGCGGGGCATGTCACGAAGTAGGCGGACGGGCCCCAAAGGGCCTCCCACATGGCGTATCCGTACCGCGGGCGGTGGCCGCTCTCGTTCCATCGAGATGGTGCAGCCGACCGGCCCAGAAGGACGAATTCGCCGCCGGGCCACCGGCAGGAGCACGCAGCTTCGCATCCGCATGCGCGGCTCCGGGCCAGTTCGGCAGTCTTCTCCACCCTGGGTATGCCGGGGCCCTTCACCTCGATCCAGGTCCCGAGCTCGGGCAACCAGAAGTCGGGAACGTAGACAGCACCGGAAGGCAACGTGATGGTCTCCGGTTCGTACAGCCATTGGATTCCGGCACCGTCGAGCGTTGCCGCCCAGTCGGCTTCGAGGCGCGAACGGAACATGGTGTCGCCGTACAGGGTGGGGACGGCGTCGATGGCCGGCGCAGGGTCTTGGCTGCTGCTCACGATGTACTCCCATTCGAACCGCACATGAAATGAGTCGTAGGGCCCGGGAAGGATTCCGCTGCGTGTCCGTCCTCTCCGCCGAGGAAGAACACCTGGGGCCAGTGGTCGATGCCAACGCCATCCAGCAGGTCAGGGCAGGGCCGGACCACCCCGTACAGACCGATTGGGCTGCCGCGGTAGACCGGCACTCCGTAGGCGAACTGCGGATCGGACTTCGGCGGATAGGCGATGCTGATCGTGATCCCCTCTGCTCGCGCCCGTTCTACGACGGCCGCGAAGAGGCCTTCGACCTGTTCACGGGGAAGGCGATCCCACCACGCGGAGCCGACGCGCTCACGTTCTTCGAGCCGCTTGGCCGCAGCGAGGGAGCGGCCTCCTGCTGTGCCCAGCGCTCGGACCGTTCCTTACGTTCGCGGACGAGCCGTGCCGCCAGCTCGGCACGCTGCTGCTCCCGGTACTCGTCCTCCTCGCGCTGGTACCGCAGCGCGGGGTTGGCCTTCTCTGCCTCGTCTCGGGCGCGTAGCCGCTCCTCCTCCATCTCCTCCCGCCGTCGGCGAGCCTCCGCCTCGGCTTCCTTTCGTCGTTGCTCTTCAGCAGCGAATTGGGCACGTTCTTGCTCGGCTCGCGCGGCCTCCCAGGCATCTCGCGCACGAATGGACTTCCGGGAGGTCCACCACAGCAGCGGGGCTCGCCTCCCGAGTGAGACCAGTTCGACCGTGCCCCCGAGCACCCAGCGGACGAACTGACCCAACCGCTCCTCGCGGACCACCCAGCGGCCCTTCTGCGGGTCGAAGCCGACAAGTCCTTCGCGAACAGCCATCGGGCGGACGCGTTCCACAGGGTGCACGCATATCGAAGGGACGCTGCCTATCCAGTCTGGAGACGTCTGGTTCGGCGAGACCCAGCACACCGAGATGCCTTCCGCCGTGTACCGCTCCGTTCGCGACCGGATGTCGTCCACGGTGATGCGAGACAGCTGCGCTTCCCAGGCCATCCGCTGCGTACCGTCCGGCGAGGTAGCCATCACGTCGGCACGCCACGACCGGTCGTCCGCTGCGACTTCGAGTTGTGCGTACCAGCCCGCGTCACGGATCGCGCCCGCCATCTCCAGCTTGAGCATGTGATGGTCCATCGACTCATGCCTGAGCGTGCACGTATCGGGGCGTCCAGGGTCGTGGCAGAAGAACCGGACCCGCGGCGGCGATAGCTTCGCATGCACGCCCCACGCGCACTCCGGACACACGATTGAGGGCCTTGAACCGGCCTGGCGGTGGAAGTCGGCCCAGCGCAGGTTGCACCCCAGATCAGGAAGCGTGGCGTCCAGGAGCCCGAAGTCGGGATGCACCGCGGTAAACGGCACCGCGAGGTCTCCTTCCCTGACAATCGACCGGTTCGGATTCAGAACTGTGCAGACCGATGGAGTTACCGGAGGCCGTGCGCGGCGGCGATGTGCGGCTTTTGGGCCAGCAGGGTTTCGAGCCGGCTGTCGGGCCACAGGTCGATGTAGGGAACCGCACCTTCAGCGTTGTGCCGCTCCGCCCAGCTCACCGCGTCAGCGGTGAACCGGCCGCTGGTGGCGACCACGATTCCCCGCACAAGAGGTGGGCTCCACAGCTTCCCCGCGGTGGCGGTCTCACTCACCGCAGCGGCGTTCACCGACCGGCTGCGCCAGTGCTTGGCTTGCACGATGACGCGTTCGGTTCGTACACCACCGGAGCCGTCGCGGAGGACCCGGTCCAGAGAGAGGTCACGACCCCGGTCGGGCGCCCGGGTCTGCATCAGCCACTGGACGTTCTCGTGCTCCGGGATGCTGCGCAGGAGGTCGTAGAGGAGACGCTCGAAGCCGTCGTCGTCCAGCCGCTCCCAGGGCAGTGCCAGGGTGGCAGGCCCCGTGAGGTGGCCGGAGGCTGCCTGCCCCAGGTCCATGTCCGGAACGGGCAGCGGATCGCTGTCGCCCAAGGCATGGGAGAGGATGTCGGCGCGCACGGTGGGCCAGTCGAGGACGACGATGTCGCGCCAGTCGTGCCCCTGGCTGAACCGCAGGTGTCGATGAAGGTCCCACCACCGTCCGATGGTGTCCGCGGCGTCGCCCAGGAGTCTGGCGATCTCTCCTACGGCCGTCTCGACCTGCTCCGTGTGCGCATTCACAAGGTGATCGAGCGAGTCCTCAGCAACTCCCTTCACCGCGAGGGGCAGCGCGGTGTCGACGGTGGCGACAAGCTGCTCCAGGCGGCCCCGGGCGGCCCGCCGGCGGGCACGGTCGAGACGGTACCGGTAGGCGGCCAGGTCAGCTTCCGGCTTCTCGCCTGCCGCCTGAACCGCGTGGGGCTGCTCACTGACTTCGAAGTAGTCGAGGTAGGCCTGCCCCATGGCGGCGATGTCCGGCAACTGCTCGGTGATGGTCCAACCGTCGACCGGCGGGAGCCCGGGAAGCAGATCCGTCCATGC contains:
- a CDS encoding competence protein CoiA family protein → MPFTAVHPDFGLLDATLPDLGCNLRWADFHRQAGSRPSIVCPECAWGVHAKLSPPRVRFFCHDPGRPDTCTLRHESMDHHMLKLEMAGAIRDAGWYAQLEVAADDRSWRADVMATSPDGTQRMAWEAQLSRITVDDIRSRTERYTAEGISVCWVSPNQTSPDWIGSVPSICVHPVERVRPMAVREGLVGFDPQKGRWVVREERLGQFVRWVLGGTVELVSLGRRAPLLWWTSRKSIRARDAWEAARAEQERAQFAAEEQRRKEAEAEARRRREEMEEERLRARDEAEKANPALRYQREEDEYREQQRAELAARLVRERKERSERWAQQEAAPSLRPSGSKNVSASAPRGGIAFPVNRSKASSRPS
- a CDS encoding restriction endonuclease: MDLEELLRAMDRTAANLSKLEGVWERAKPYIPTGPQHGSHPAYDDLARAWTDLLPGLPPVDGWTITEQLPDIAAMGQAYLDYFEVSEQPHAVQAAGEKPEADLAAYRYRLDRARRRAARGRLEQLVATVDTALPLAVKGVAEDSLDHLVNAHTEQVETAVGEIARLLGDAADTIGRWWDLHRHLRFSQGHDWRDIVVLDWPTVRADILSHALGDSDPLPVPDMDLGQAASGHLTGPATLALPWERLDDDGFERLLYDLLRSIPEHENVQWLMQTRAPDRGRDLSLDRVLRDGSGGVRTERVIVQAKHWRSRSVNAAAVSETATAGKLWSPPLVRGIVVATSGRFTADAVSWAERHNAEGAVPYIDLWPDSRLETLLAQKPHIAAAHGLR